Below is a genomic region from Methanosphaera sp. ISO3-F5.
ATAATATGTAATTTAACGTTAAAAAAAGATTCTCAAAAAAAAATAATATTAAAGGGTGGTTAAAAAATAAGTAAGTGATAAAAAAGCTTTAAACCTTATAAGTTTGCTAAAGCTTCTTTAACTGCTTCAATATCATCAGATACTTCTACAGTTTCATCCACTGGTTCTAAGTGTTTAATGTTACATCTTTTGTTTTTAACTTCGTTTCCAACGATTTCAACAAAGTTTTCATCAATAACATCTACGATAACACATTTTTTCCCAGATTCTCTTCCTGCGATTTTAACACATACTCTTCCTTTTTCTATTGCTGGCATTTATTTCACCTATTTATTTTTATTCAATACATTTAGTTATAATATTTAACGTTGCCTGTTCATCAAAAGTACCAGTATTAATTACAATATCATAAATACCTAAATTATCAATATTTATGTCATGAATTTCCTGATACCTTTTCTTTTCACTAGCAGTACGTTCTTTAATTTCTTTTATAACCGTATCAAGGCTTTTGTCTTCTCTGTAACTAATGCGTTCTGCTCTAATGTTATCCGGAGCCATAAGCCAAATACGATAATCAGCATTAACAAAAAATGCTGAAATTCGACCTTCGACAATTAAATTATCAGCTTCATTAGCTATCTTTGCTTGTCGCTTATCGAGCTCAATATCAATTTCATCATTACCCTCAGCAAACTCGTTGAACTCTAACACAGACATGTTATGTTCTTTAGCTAACTGTCTAAAAACATCACCTGCAGAAATGTAGGGGATATTTAAATACTCCGATAAATGTTTGGCTGCAGTTGACGTTCCAGTACCTGCGAGTCCACCGATAGTAATAATCATAATGATCTTGCCTCTTCTTTTAATAATTGTTTAGTACAGTTTGTACAGTACATTCCACCGTAAGGTCTGTTTGGTCTTCTTTGATTTTTAGATAATTTTCTAATTTCATATGGTCTTCCACGTGGAACTGCATCTAATACTTTTCCACATTTAGCACATACGTGTTTAGAAGGTTTCTTTTTGTTGTAGTGTACAACTCTTCTTCCACCAGGAACTCTTTTTTCTCTTTTCTTGAATGTTCCTGTTCTAAATCTAGGTGCAGACATTGCTTTTCCTCCTATCAATTAATTATAATTATTAAATGTATTTTCCCTTATACCTTAATAATTTATTCTCTAATTTTATGTTTATAACTGATAACTATAAAATTGTTATCATAGAATTACATAGTTTTTAATCCAAGAATTCTTCTGAATACAAAACTCATAGCAAATGATGAGAGAATGTACCAACCGAAGAAGTTAATGGTTAATGGATTAGACTGTGTCCAGAATATATTCCATATTGGCATTAACAGCATATAAAACTGTGATGATGCGATATTAATAACAACATTACTTAAAACATGGTTACTTACCATACCATAATAAATTATCATTATTGGAATAATTGTAATGAATGATGGTTTCATTTGCATAACCATTAAGTCTTTCTGTTTAGGCATTAAATCCATCTGTTTTTTCTGCACTTTAGCTAATGCTTTTGGATCTCCGGATTGTTGAGCAGCCCTCATCTCCTTCTGTAATTCTTTTGTTTCGGCTTGAAGTTCCTCCATCTTATCATAGTCAATTAAGAACTTCTGCAATACTACAATAATAAATGCAATAATTGTTGCAATTAAGAATATTGTAAATATCGGATTTGATGGATTTGGATCCAAGCTTATTAATGGATTTAAAAGAAAATCTAAATAACTCATAATCTAGTCCTCTAAGACAAAATATCCACTATTTCAGATACTGCTTTTTCTAATCCATTATCATTATTTTGAACCATAGCTACTGTTGCACCAGTCTGAACTGCATAACTCATTGCTGTAGCTCTTGACATTCTCTGATGTAAATCTATTTCATCAGTATATTCAATGTCACGTACACGAGTGTCATCGTTCATTCTTCTGTACATAATTTCACTAGGTTTTGCTTCGATTAAAATAAACTGTGTTGGTTTTAGTTCATCTAATACCCATATTGGTAATCCTGGTAAAAAACCTTTTGGGGTTTTAATAGTACAGTGTGTATCGATGATAACATCATCATTTTGTGCTAATAAATGAATTTGTTCAGCAGCTTTTTTTTGCACTTCTTTTTGAATTTCAGGATCTAATTTTCTCATATCGTCACGAGATTCAACTAATCCTTTTTCTTGTGCAATTTCAAACATTATGTTACCATAATTAATATTGACATAGTCAATTTCTTCTAATACTTTGTTAAGTACTGTTGTACTACCAGTTCCAGGTATACCTGCAAGTACTACTATGTTCATTATAATCACTTCAATATTTATTATTTTTATTGTTTATTAAAAAATTATAAAGTAAAAATATTATAATTTTTACCCATAATTATTATTCGTCACCTAAGAATCTTCTTAACATAGGGTTTACATCCATAAGTTGTTCTTTAGCGATTTCTTCATATAATCTGTAAACAACACCTACTGTAAGTAATACCCCTGTACCTCCTCCGAGTGCCCCTGTAAGGTCTGCTGCAAATGCAAGTAAACCTACGAATGCACCACCGAGGACGGTAATTGTTGGGATGTACTTATTCATTATTCTTTGGAATTGAACTTTACTACTTCTGAATCCAGGTACTTGAACACCCATATTAGAAAGTTGTTGAGCAACTTGTTTTGGTCCAATACCACTTATTTCCACCCATAGTAAAGCAAATCCAATGGATAATGCTATAAACACTATTGCATATATAAGAACTTTCAATGGATCCGTGAATAATACAGATACACTTGAAGGTGTACTTAAGTAATATGCAATACCACTAATTGCTTGACCTTGTGATACTTCTCCTAAGATTGGGAATCCTGCTGATTGGAACAAACCTGCAAATAATTGTACATTTAAGAACAATGCACTTACTAATATAACAGGCATGTTACTAGCGTAAACAAATCTTAAAGGATATTTTGATCTAGCTCCTTTAACTCCACCATATGATAATGGAATTTCTACTCTCATACTTTCAGCATATACTACAACAAGGAATACTATAATTGTAGATAATACTGGAATCAATAAACTGAAATTAGGTTGTCCAGTCATTAATGAATATATAAATGCAGGTATTCTTCCTGCAGGAGCTGAAGTTGCTGCAGTCGGTAGGAAATTAAATGTACCAACAATAATTGTTTGAGCTACACCTGCGGCAATGAATAATCCAATACCACTACCGAATCCCCATTTACTTACAACTTCATCCATATAAATTATTAATATACCACCAAGAAGCATTTGTAATATAAGTATTAACGTATAGTCTCCACTGATTGGAGGTAAAGAACCTGTAAGTACAAGTACTGCTGCCTCAAATAAAGTGAAAAGCATAGCTAATAGTTTCTGAGTTCCTTGGAATGCAGCTTTATCTTCGGCTGATGATAAATCCAAATTAATCAATTTACCACCAACTAATAATTGCATTACAATTGATGCAGTAACTATTGGACCAATACCTAAAGTAAGGATAGTACCAAAGCTACCTGCCATTACTGATCTTAACTGAGCGAATTGGTCTACAGCCGTCGGACTTAAACCAAATAATGATACTTCTGCTAATATGAAGTATAATACTAATATTATTCCTGTCCATTTAATTTTCTCTTTAAACCCAAGCCTTTTATCTGGATTAGCAACTTGAGGTAAAAGGGAATAAAATGGTTTTAGAAAATCTAGTGATGACATATTTACTCCCATGGAAAGATATA
It encodes:
- the secY gene encoding preprotein translocase subunit SecY, producing MSSLDFLKPFYSLLPQVANPDKRLGFKEKIKWTGIILVLYFILAEVSLFGLSPTAVDQFAQLRSVMAGSFGTILTLGIGPIVTASIVMQLLVGGKLINLDLSSAEDKAAFQGTQKLLAMLFTLFEAAVLVLTGSLPPISGDYTLILILQMLLGGILIIYMDEVVSKWGFGSGIGLFIAAGVAQTIIVGTFNFLPTAATSAPAGRIPAFIYSLMTGQPNFSLLIPVLSTIIVFLVVVYAESMRVEIPLSYGGVKGARSKYPLRFVYASNMPVILVSALFLNVQLFAGLFQSAGFPILGEVSQGQAISGIAYYLSTPSSVSVLFTDPLKVLIYAIVFIALSIGFALLWVEISGIGPKQVAQQLSNMGVQVPGFRSSKVQFQRIMNKYIPTITVLGGAFVGLLAFAADLTGALGGGTGVLLTVGVVYRLYEEIAKEQLMDVNPMLRRFLGDE
- a CDS encoding EMC3/TMCO1 family protein; the encoded protein is MSYLDFLLNPLISLDPNPSNPIFTIFLIATIIAFIIVVLQKFLIDYDKMEELQAETKELQKEMRAAQQSGDPKALAKVQKKQMDLMPKQKDLMVMQMKPSFITIIPIMIIYYGMVSNHVLSNVVINIASSQFYMLLMPIWNIFWTQSNPLTINFFGWYILSSFAMSFVFRRILGLKTM
- a CDS encoding adenylate kinase, translating into MNIVVLAGIPGTGSTTVLNKVLEEIDYVNINYGNIMFEIAQEKGLVESRDDMRKLDPEIQKEVQKKAAEQIHLLAQNDDVIIDTHCTIKTPKGFLPGLPIWVLDELKPTQFILIEAKPSEIMYRRMNDDTRVRDIEYTDEIDLHQRMSRATAMSYAVQTGATVAMVQNNDNGLEKAVSEIVDILS
- the cmk gene encoding (d)CMP kinase; translation: MIITIGGLAGTGTSTAAKHLSEYLNIPYISAGDVFRQLAKEHNMSVLEFNEFAEGNDEIDIELDKRQAKIANEADNLIVEGRISAFFVNADYRIWLMAPDNIRAERISYREDKSLDTVIKEIKERTASEKKRYQEIHDINIDNLGIYDIVINTGTFDEQATLNIITKCIE
- a CDS encoding 50S ribosomal protein L34e encodes the protein MSAPRFRTGTFKKREKRVPGGRRVVHYNKKKPSKHVCAKCGKVLDAVPRGRPYEIRKLSKNQRRPNRPYGGMYCTNCTKQLLKEEARSL
- a CDS encoding 50S ribosomal protein L14e, with product MPAIEKGRVCVKIAGRESGKKCVIVDVIDENFVEIVGNEVKNKRCNIKHLEPVDETVEVSDDIEAVKEALANL